Proteins from one Chitinophaga oryzae genomic window:
- a CDS encoding helix-turn-helix domain-containing protein: protein MPARSSHKEIPQYGLEASRQLHRLPGDASAFGYNNLAAAARIKGFELYSSEGVRAQMGPLKSDYYRISISVRGITEIQLGLEDFTHGIGTISFTFPGQIFSKRGLSDDAFGYYLLFEPGFLEDIIAPDRIPEEFPFFAFAGVPFMQLTPAELDITVDFAQRMNAELQRHQPGHDKAIRMYLYLMLLELKRAYLRQGFDLAEKNDKPAWLVPRYKKLVSEHFLTKRKVADYAAMLGVTPNHLNRAIREHTGHTASEAIADMLVREAKAALRYTDTTIAGISDQLQFSDPAGFNRFFKEKTGVTPLAFRKNAVSG, encoded by the coding sequence ATGCCTGCCCGTTCATCTCACAAGGAAATTCCGCAATACGGACTGGAAGCTTCCCGGCAGCTGCACCGCCTGCCCGGCGATGCTTCTGCGTTTGGATACAATAATCTTGCTGCTGCCGCACGGATAAAAGGTTTTGAACTGTATTCCAGTGAAGGGGTGCGCGCACAGATGGGACCGCTGAAATCGGATTATTACCGCATCAGCATCTCTGTGCGCGGCATCACGGAAATACAACTGGGGCTGGAAGATTTTACACACGGCATTGGCACCATCAGCTTTACTTTCCCGGGACAGATCTTTAGTAAGCGGGGCCTGAGCGATGATGCATTTGGTTATTATCTGCTGTTTGAGCCCGGTTTTCTGGAAGATATAATTGCCCCCGACCGTATTCCCGAAGAGTTTCCCTTCTTCGCTTTTGCCGGCGTGCCGTTTATGCAGTTGACGCCTGCCGAACTGGACATTACAGTGGACTTCGCACAACGGATGAATGCAGAACTGCAAAGGCACCAGCCCGGCCATGATAAAGCGATACGTATGTACCTGTATCTGATGCTGCTGGAGCTGAAGCGCGCCTATCTGCGGCAGGGCTTCGATCTGGCAGAGAAGAACGATAAGCCCGCCTGGCTGGTGCCGCGTTATAAGAAACTGGTCAGCGAACATTTTCTCACCAAAAGAAAAGTGGCAGACTACGCAGCCATGCTTGGCGTAACGCCCAACCATCTGAACAGGGCCATCCGCGAGCATACCGGTCACACCGCCTCTGAAGCCATTGCAGATATGCTGGTGCGGGAGGCCAAAGCGGCCCTGCGTTACACCGATACCACCATCGCTGGTATCTCGGATCAGCTGCAGTTCAGCGACCCTGCGGGCTTTAACCGTTTCTTTAAAGAGAAGACGGGCGTTACGCCGCTGGCTTTCCGGAAAAATGCAGTATCCGGTTAA
- a CDS encoding MarR family winged helix-turn-helix transcriptional regulator yields the protein MTPLVELITAWEAYAGQADKPAVADFCAHYMRKQAKKKKEKTTEPPPDMDGLISELVGRMSGMHTIYAKIMMKEWPDIELEWFYLLNIIKYKKEARKTDIISLCMMEQSTGIDILNRMKKKALITEKNDPADKRAKLISITDKGNTLLRKIGSSLFKVSYILYHDVEEEDKQALIRIMGQVHSRTRPLLAEGKQRKIDDMLAERYGKAALADVEEGFDRLVKQREKMLAARNKEEPIDNIIRSLYK from the coding sequence ATGACGCCTTTAGTGGAACTGATCACAGCATGGGAAGCATATGCCGGTCAGGCTGACAAGCCTGCGGTGGCGGACTTTTGCGCACATTATATGCGGAAGCAGGCAAAAAAGAAGAAGGAGAAGACCACTGAACCGCCGCCGGACATGGACGGCCTCATCTCCGAACTGGTCGGCAGAATGAGCGGTATGCACACCATCTACGCTAAAATCATGATGAAAGAATGGCCGGACATCGAACTGGAGTGGTTTTACCTGCTCAACATCATCAAATACAAAAAAGAAGCAAGGAAAACGGATATTATCAGTCTCTGTATGATGGAGCAATCCACCGGTATCGACATTCTGAACAGGATGAAAAAGAAGGCGCTGATCACGGAGAAGAATGACCCGGCCGATAAGCGGGCGAAGCTGATCAGCATCACCGACAAAGGCAATACCCTGCTGCGCAAAATCGGCAGCAGCCTGTTCAAAGTCTCCTACATCCTGTACCACGATGTGGAAGAAGAAGACAAGCAGGCGCTCATCCGCATTATGGGGCAGGTGCATAGCCGCACCCGCCCGCTGCTGGCAGAAGGCAAACAGCGTAAAATTGACGACATGCTCGCAGAACGGTACGGAAAGGCGGCGCTGGCAGACGTGGAAGAAGGTTTCGACCGCCTGGTGAAGCAGCGGGAAAAGATGCTGGCCGCCCGGAATAAAGAGGAGCCCATAGATAATATCATCCGGTCATTGTATAAATAA
- a CDS encoding DUF3995 domain-containing protein, translating into MLLPAVVAATILVVLSAIHFYWAFGGRRGMGEALPVNAAGELMLTPGAGGTFIVALGLLFFALAAIGNTGAFDAWVSRRLIMWTTRGVAAVFALRAIGDFKYVGLFRKVKTTPFGRRDMRYFTPLCIVLCVLCLLAAWQ; encoded by the coding sequence ATGTTACTACCTGCTGTGGTGGCGGCCACTATCCTGGTTGTTCTTTCCGCTATACATTTTTACTGGGCTTTCGGCGGCCGCCGGGGTATGGGTGAGGCCCTGCCGGTCAATGCCGCCGGAGAACTTATGTTAACGCCCGGTGCGGGCGGCACTTTTATCGTAGCGTTGGGGTTGCTGTTTTTTGCGTTGGCGGCGATCGGTAATACCGGCGCTTTTGATGCATGGGTAAGCCGTCGCCTGATCATGTGGACTACCCGTGGTGTCGCCGCTGTCTTTGCGTTGCGGGCGATCGGCGACTTTAAATACGTGGGCCTCTTCCGCAAGGTAAAAACAACGCCCTTTGGCCGCAGGGACATGCGTTATTTCACACCGTTGTGTATAGTGCTGTGTGTACTCTGCCTGCTGGCCGCCTGGCAGTAA
- the chrA gene encoding chromate efflux transporter has product MNVNNHQQRPSFREALKFWFKLGWISFGGTAGHIAIMHEYLVDRKKWISNSRFLHALNHCMILPGPEAQQLATYVGWQLHGKKGGLAAGILFVLPSMFILLGLSMMYVLYGNVPWIYAMFNGLKPAVVAIIILAMIRVGQKALHTPLHYVLAAVAFVCIFWFNLSLLAIIAGTIGMALLLRYLWPSLVERDIHHEEAMAAEEQGYYLNKYTKTPAAGNVLLQLGKQIGVALLLWVLPFALFFLLAEDFRFWKGMVLFFTQTALVTVGGSYTVLPYVAQFSVGKLNWLSNMQMIDGFALAETTPGPLIIVLSYVGFMAGYNHFGGSLWMGTLGLLTTTFYTFLPCFLFIFAGAPLIGKTQENKSIAGVLGFVTAAVTGVILNLTIFLGKDVLFPGGVALANLDYPALGWMLLSLFLLIRYRLNVVYLIGMSLCYGLVHYLLTK; this is encoded by the coding sequence ATGAATGTGAACAATCATCAGCAGCGGCCTTCTTTCAGGGAGGCGCTGAAGTTCTGGTTTAAACTGGGATGGATCAGTTTTGGCGGTACGGCGGGCCATATTGCGATTATGCATGAATACCTGGTAGACCGCAAGAAGTGGATCAGTAACAGCCGCTTTCTGCATGCCCTTAATCATTGTATGATATTACCCGGTCCGGAGGCGCAGCAGCTGGCCACTTATGTGGGCTGGCAGTTGCATGGCAAAAAAGGCGGGCTGGCTGCGGGTATCCTGTTTGTGCTGCCGTCTATGTTTATCCTGTTGGGTTTAAGTATGATGTATGTATTGTATGGGAATGTGCCCTGGATATATGCGATGTTCAACGGGTTGAAGCCGGCGGTGGTGGCTATTATTATCCTGGCGATGATCAGGGTGGGACAGAAAGCGCTGCATACGCCGTTGCATTATGTGCTGGCTGCGGTGGCTTTTGTGTGCATATTCTGGTTCAACCTGTCCCTGCTGGCAATCATCGCTGGCACTATCGGAATGGCGCTGCTGCTGCGGTATCTGTGGCCTTCGCTGGTAGAGCGGGATATACATCACGAAGAGGCGATGGCGGCGGAAGAGCAGGGGTATTACCTCAACAAATATACGAAAACGCCGGCGGCCGGTAATGTGTTGCTACAGCTGGGTAAACAGATAGGCGTCGCCCTGTTGTTGTGGGTATTGCCTTTTGCCCTGTTTTTCCTGCTGGCGGAAGATTTCCGCTTCTGGAAAGGCATGGTGCTGTTTTTCACGCAGACGGCGTTGGTGACGGTGGGCGGGTCTTATACGGTATTGCCGTATGTGGCGCAGTTTAGCGTGGGCAAGCTCAACTGGTTGAGCAATATGCAGATGATCGACGGTTTTGCGTTGGCGGAGACGACGCCGGGGCCGCTGATCATCGTGCTCTCTTATGTGGGCTTTATGGCCGGTTATAATCATTTTGGCGGGTCGTTGTGGATGGGTACTCTCGGACTGCTCACTACCACGTTTTATACTTTTCTGCCCTGCTTCCTGTTTATTTTCGCCGGTGCGCCGCTGATCGGGAAAACGCAGGAGAATAAGTCGATCGCCGGAGTGCTGGGCTTTGTCACCGCCGCGGTGACCGGTGTTATCCTGAACCTCACCATTTTCCTGGGAAAGGATGTGTTGTTTCCCGGCGGGGTAGCCCTTGCGAACCTGGATTATCCGGCTTTGGGCTGGATGCTGTTGTCGCTCTTCCTGCTGATACGCTACCGGCTAAACGTAGTTTACCTGATCGGTATGAGCCTCTGTTATGGTCTGGTGCATTACCTGCTGACAAAATAA